Proteins co-encoded in one Megalops cyprinoides isolate fMegCyp1 chromosome 1, fMegCyp1.pri, whole genome shotgun sequence genomic window:
- the afap1l2 gene encoding actin filament-associated protein 1-like 2 isoform X1, with product MDKHKVLAQLLGDLGRFLKLLDQENLSGNATVQKCLLSDLLQSYTSSNGCDEEYIYMNKVMVGGQSPEKPAPDRADDVPDALTNGRAGKHVPAPQKSLPDLPQPRACIGREPLPLPMLDSPEGYYEEAQPYDTATNDVGCFGRRVLSGSRRRSEAEEGVVYATISRDDCEAVSSSYESYDEEEVTKGKSSTPHQWPSTEASIELMKDARICAFLWRKKWLGQWAKQLCVIKEQRLLCYKSSKDQTPQLDVSLVGCSVVYKEKQLKKKEHKLRITPVGAEAIVLGLQSKEQTEQWLKAIQEISNKPVEISEVTPCSSDSARLICTKGELVERHSVASESGSSTDSHAETPETKDVKKKYGAGLKFSNLMNIGKKKTSSLDSPEKSMDTSGFLNVLVNSQWRARWCLIKNGQLWFYQDKAKTKVAQQPVNLAGCMVLPDPSPDHLYSFRIQQDGEQLATLEAKSSADMGHWLGLLLSQTGTKTDPEELTYDYVDSDRISCIVNAARNSMYLMQRRFSEPNTYTDSLPVVPNDAEDIYDDVASIGPEPEPEESPESSQEAVSVEPDAADRVYLDLIPVRSFLHTSCGRTSPQTPRVPSPSHSPAAEVVSPPQSDPEPSQPQNSSAPPVTPSRAELEQPCPSTQTQPQRPQPPTPLPNADTHKPPQPSAEPQRTPVPNAEPQKAEPQRKVGPCTPSPQPSRTGAEGSDRARPTAAAGSASIEVKLGKNRTEADVLRYTEERDRLEREKEQVRNTLATLRQQRRELKEALASCKDPAQQRPLEVSLREKEEACREEEKKRVDLELQLVEVKESLKKVEAGPFTLGTAVDSGLLDTPKAVVAVVCAAPPAPSPSAGDTSPVNSATALKNRPLSIMATSKGNVLQKAKEWEKKAST from the exons TGCTGGCGCAGTTGCTAGGAGACCTGGGTCGTTTCCTGAAGCTGCTGGACCAGGAGAACCTAAGTGGGAACGCCACGGTGCAGAAATGCCTGCTGTCCGACCTGCTGCAATCCTACACTTCCTCCAATG gctgCGATGAGGAGTACATCTACATGAACAAAGTGATGGTGGGTGGACAGAGTCCAGAGAAGCCTGCCCCTGACAGAG CTGACGACGTACCTGACGCCCTGACTAATGGGAGAGCAGGAAAGCACGTTCCGGCACCCCAGAAGAGCCTACCGGATCTCCCGCAGCCCAGAGCG tgtatCGGCAGAGAGCCCCTCCCACTGCCCATGCTGGACTCACCTGAGGGCTACTATGAGGAGGCCCAGCCCTATGACACAGCAACCAATG ATGTGGGTTGTTTTGGTAGGCGTGTCCTCTCAGGATCCCGGAGGCGGTCAGAGGCTGAGGAGGGTGTGGTTTACGCCACCATCTCCAGGG ATGACTGTGAGGCAGTGAGCAGCTCGTATGAGTCGTACGATGAGGAGGAAGTGACCAAAGGGAAGTCGTCCACACCACACCAGTGGCCGTCCACAGAGGCGTCCATCGAGCTGATGAAGGACGCCCGAATCTGCGCCTTCCTCTGGAGGAAGAAGTGGCTGGGACAGTGGGCcaaacagctgtgtgtcatCAAGGAACAACGCCTCCTG TGTTATAAGAGCTCGAAGGACCAGACCCCCCAGCTGGACGTCAGCCTGGTGGGGTGCAGCGTGGTCTACAAGGAAAAGCAGCTGAAGAAGAAGGAGCACAAGCTGAGGATCACCCCAGTGGGGGCGGAGGCCATTGTCCTGGGCCTGCAGAGCAAGGAGCAGACTGAGCAGTGGCTGAAG GCTATTCAGGAGATCAGCAACAAACCTgtggaaatttcagaagtgacACCCTGTTCTTCAGACTCTGCCCGTCTCATTTGCACAAAG GGAGAGCTCGTTGAGCGGCACTCTGTGGCATCGGAGAGTGggagcagcacagacagccatGCAGAAACCCCAGAGACCAAGGACG TTAAGAAGAAATATGGCGCTGGGCTGAAGTTCAGTAACCTGATGAACATTGGGAAGAAAAAGACGTCCTCTCTGGACAGTCCAGAGAAGTCTATGGACACTTCAG GTTTCCTGAATGTGCTGGTCAACAGCCAATGGCGGGCCCGCTGGTGCCTGATTAAAAACGGGCAGCTCTGGTTCTACCAGGACAAGGCAAAGACCAAGGTGGCCCAGCAGCCCGTTAACCTGGCCGGCTGTATGGTGCTGCCAGACCCCAGCCCAGACCACCTGTACTCCTTCCGCATCCAGCAGGATGGAGAGCAGCTGGCCACTCTGGAG GCAAAGTCCTCTGCAGACATGGGCCACTGGCTCGGCTTGCTGCTCTCACAGACCGGAACCAAGACTGACCCGGAAGAACTCACATATGATTACGTCGACTCAGACAGGATATCCTGCATCGTGAACGCAGCCAGGAACTCCATGTA CCTGATGCAGAGACGCTTCTCTGAGCCCAACACCTACACGGACAGCCTTCCTGTGGTTCCCAACGACGCGGAGGATATTTACGATGATGTGGCCTCGATAGGACCGGAGCCGGAGCcagag GAGAGTCCGGAGAGCAGCCAGGAGGCGGTCAGCGTGGAGCCGGACGCTGCAGACAGAGTGTACCTGGACCTCATTCCTGTGCGGTCCTTCCTGCACACCTCCTGCGGCCGCACCTCCCCCCAGACCCCCCGCGTGCCCAGCCCCTCCCACAGCCCCGCAGCTGAG gTGGTCTCCCCCCCTCAGTCGGACCCAGAGCCCTCACAGCCCCAGAACAGCAGCGCCCCACCGGTCACACCCTCAAGAGCAGAGCTGGAGCAGCCCTGTCCTAGCACACAGACCCAGCCCCAGAgaccccaacccccaacccccctccccaacgCTGACACCCACAAACCCCCCCAGCCTAGTGCCGAGCCCCAGAGAACTCCCGTCCCAAACGCCGAACCCCAGAAAGCTGAGCCCCAGAGGAAGGTGGGGCCCTGCAcacccagcccccagccctccaGAACGGGTGCAGAGGGGTCAGACAGGGCCAGGCCCACAGCAGCAG cGGGTTCGGCCTCCATTGAGGTGAAGCTGGGGAAGAACCGGACAGAGGCAGACGTGCTTCGGTACACGGAGGAGAGAGACcggctggagagagagaaggagcaggtGCGCAACACACTGGCCACCCTACGCCAGCAGAGGAGGGAGCTGAAGGAAGCGCTCGCTTCCTGCAAAG ACCCGGCTcagcagcgccccctggaggtgagtctgagggagaaggaggaggcgtgccgggaggaggagaagaagcgTGTGgacctggagctgcagctggtggaggTGAAGGAGAGCCTGAAGAAGGTGGAGGCCGGACCCTTCACCCTCGGCACCGCCGTGGACAGCGGCCTGCTGGACACG CCAAAGGCAGTGGTCGCAGTGGTCTGTGCAGCacctcctgccccctcccccagcgCCGGGGACACCTCGCCCGTCAACTCCGCCACAGCCCTGAAGAACAGACCCCTGTCGATCATGGCGACCAGCAAAGGCAACGTCCTGCAGAAGGCCAAG GAGTGGGAAAAGAAGGCCTCGACCTAG
- the afap1l2 gene encoding actin filament-associated protein 1-like 2 isoform X2, with protein sequence MDKHKVLAQLLGDLGRFLKLLDQENLSGNATVQKCLLSDLLQSYTSSNGCDEEYIYMNKVMVGGQSPEKPAPDRADDVPDALTNGRAGKHVPAPQKSLPDLPQPRACIGREPLPLPMLDSPEGYYEEAQPYDTATNDDCEAVSSSYESYDEEEVTKGKSSTPHQWPSTEASIELMKDARICAFLWRKKWLGQWAKQLCVIKEQRLLCYKSSKDQTPQLDVSLVGCSVVYKEKQLKKKEHKLRITPVGAEAIVLGLQSKEQTEQWLKAIQEISNKPVEISEVTPCSSDSARLICTKGELVERHSVASESGSSTDSHAETPETKDVKKKYGAGLKFSNLMNIGKKKTSSLDSPEKSMDTSGFLNVLVNSQWRARWCLIKNGQLWFYQDKAKTKVAQQPVNLAGCMVLPDPSPDHLYSFRIQQDGEQLATLEAKSSADMGHWLGLLLSQTGTKTDPEELTYDYVDSDRISCIVNAARNSMYLMQRRFSEPNTYTDSLPVVPNDAEDIYDDVASIGPEPEPEESPESSQEAVSVEPDAADRVYLDLIPVRSFLHTSCGRTSPQTPRVPSPSHSPAAEVVSPPQSDPEPSQPQNSSAPPVTPSRAELEQPCPSTQTQPQRPQPPTPLPNADTHKPPQPSAEPQRTPVPNAEPQKAEPQRKVGPCTPSPQPSRTGAEGSDRARPTAAAGSASIEVKLGKNRTEADVLRYTEERDRLEREKEQVRNTLATLRQQRRELKEALASCKDPAQQRPLEVSLREKEEACREEEKKRVDLELQLVEVKESLKKVEAGPFTLGTAVDSGLLDTPKAVVAVVCAAPPAPSPSAGDTSPVNSATALKNRPLSIMATSKGNVLQKAKEWEKKAST encoded by the exons TGCTGGCGCAGTTGCTAGGAGACCTGGGTCGTTTCCTGAAGCTGCTGGACCAGGAGAACCTAAGTGGGAACGCCACGGTGCAGAAATGCCTGCTGTCCGACCTGCTGCAATCCTACACTTCCTCCAATG gctgCGATGAGGAGTACATCTACATGAACAAAGTGATGGTGGGTGGACAGAGTCCAGAGAAGCCTGCCCCTGACAGAG CTGACGACGTACCTGACGCCCTGACTAATGGGAGAGCAGGAAAGCACGTTCCGGCACCCCAGAAGAGCCTACCGGATCTCCCGCAGCCCAGAGCG tgtatCGGCAGAGAGCCCCTCCCACTGCCCATGCTGGACTCACCTGAGGGCTACTATGAGGAGGCCCAGCCCTATGACACAGCAACCAATG ATGACTGTGAGGCAGTGAGCAGCTCGTATGAGTCGTACGATGAGGAGGAAGTGACCAAAGGGAAGTCGTCCACACCACACCAGTGGCCGTCCACAGAGGCGTCCATCGAGCTGATGAAGGACGCCCGAATCTGCGCCTTCCTCTGGAGGAAGAAGTGGCTGGGACAGTGGGCcaaacagctgtgtgtcatCAAGGAACAACGCCTCCTG TGTTATAAGAGCTCGAAGGACCAGACCCCCCAGCTGGACGTCAGCCTGGTGGGGTGCAGCGTGGTCTACAAGGAAAAGCAGCTGAAGAAGAAGGAGCACAAGCTGAGGATCACCCCAGTGGGGGCGGAGGCCATTGTCCTGGGCCTGCAGAGCAAGGAGCAGACTGAGCAGTGGCTGAAG GCTATTCAGGAGATCAGCAACAAACCTgtggaaatttcagaagtgacACCCTGTTCTTCAGACTCTGCCCGTCTCATTTGCACAAAG GGAGAGCTCGTTGAGCGGCACTCTGTGGCATCGGAGAGTGggagcagcacagacagccatGCAGAAACCCCAGAGACCAAGGACG TTAAGAAGAAATATGGCGCTGGGCTGAAGTTCAGTAACCTGATGAACATTGGGAAGAAAAAGACGTCCTCTCTGGACAGTCCAGAGAAGTCTATGGACACTTCAG GTTTCCTGAATGTGCTGGTCAACAGCCAATGGCGGGCCCGCTGGTGCCTGATTAAAAACGGGCAGCTCTGGTTCTACCAGGACAAGGCAAAGACCAAGGTGGCCCAGCAGCCCGTTAACCTGGCCGGCTGTATGGTGCTGCCAGACCCCAGCCCAGACCACCTGTACTCCTTCCGCATCCAGCAGGATGGAGAGCAGCTGGCCACTCTGGAG GCAAAGTCCTCTGCAGACATGGGCCACTGGCTCGGCTTGCTGCTCTCACAGACCGGAACCAAGACTGACCCGGAAGAACTCACATATGATTACGTCGACTCAGACAGGATATCCTGCATCGTGAACGCAGCCAGGAACTCCATGTA CCTGATGCAGAGACGCTTCTCTGAGCCCAACACCTACACGGACAGCCTTCCTGTGGTTCCCAACGACGCGGAGGATATTTACGATGATGTGGCCTCGATAGGACCGGAGCCGGAGCcagag GAGAGTCCGGAGAGCAGCCAGGAGGCGGTCAGCGTGGAGCCGGACGCTGCAGACAGAGTGTACCTGGACCTCATTCCTGTGCGGTCCTTCCTGCACACCTCCTGCGGCCGCACCTCCCCCCAGACCCCCCGCGTGCCCAGCCCCTCCCACAGCCCCGCAGCTGAG gTGGTCTCCCCCCCTCAGTCGGACCCAGAGCCCTCACAGCCCCAGAACAGCAGCGCCCCACCGGTCACACCCTCAAGAGCAGAGCTGGAGCAGCCCTGTCCTAGCACACAGACCCAGCCCCAGAgaccccaacccccaacccccctccccaacgCTGACACCCACAAACCCCCCCAGCCTAGTGCCGAGCCCCAGAGAACTCCCGTCCCAAACGCCGAACCCCAGAAAGCTGAGCCCCAGAGGAAGGTGGGGCCCTGCAcacccagcccccagccctccaGAACGGGTGCAGAGGGGTCAGACAGGGCCAGGCCCACAGCAGCAG cGGGTTCGGCCTCCATTGAGGTGAAGCTGGGGAAGAACCGGACAGAGGCAGACGTGCTTCGGTACACGGAGGAGAGAGACcggctggagagagagaaggagcaggtGCGCAACACACTGGCCACCCTACGCCAGCAGAGGAGGGAGCTGAAGGAAGCGCTCGCTTCCTGCAAAG ACCCGGCTcagcagcgccccctggaggtgagtctgagggagaaggaggaggcgtgccgggaggaggagaagaagcgTGTGgacctggagctgcagctggtggaggTGAAGGAGAGCCTGAAGAAGGTGGAGGCCGGACCCTTCACCCTCGGCACCGCCGTGGACAGCGGCCTGCTGGACACG CCAAAGGCAGTGGTCGCAGTGGTCTGTGCAGCacctcctgccccctcccccagcgCCGGGGACACCTCGCCCGTCAACTCCGCCACAGCCCTGAAGAACAGACCCCTGTCGATCATGGCGACCAGCAAAGGCAACGTCCTGCAGAAGGCCAAG GAGTGGGAAAAGAAGGCCTCGACCTAG
- the LOC118780643 gene encoding kelch repeat and BTB domain-containing protein 13: MEAGSCSGSEGEAEGAGAGTPVRVRVEGSVFAVDRALLVQGCDYFGALFRSGMRECRQEEIWLQGVRAGGFLTALSVLRGERPLLSAQQLVDAVECAAFLQVAPLARHLADLVTSDTCLLLCQAAAVFGLRELYLSAALFIRDMYGDLAEEARALPDPVRRDVEALTPSSYVAVGTHSPSMEMLQDSFRTLCYLDEEAREWRHLTDLPTHASTSMAGVAVLANRLYIVGGVRGVSKQVVESCFCYDAWEDTWSVIPSPRQPRYNFTLVGHEGRLFAIGGEFERTLMSSVETYDVAAGAWSFASNAPWPVADAACAKAMSRIFLCFWRPMETTDIYEYVPSTDHWRLITSLIRPQSYGHCMVAHRDNLYVMRNGPSDDFLRCLMDCYNLSTGQWTAMPGHYVNSKGALFTAVVRGDSAFTVNRMLTLEYSILGDRWKPRREMKGFPRSGSVTTFLLRLPRASRNQATPPPDAPGPSPR, from the coding sequence ATGGAGGCCGGCAGCTGCtccggctcagagggggaggcCGAGGGCGCGGGGGCCGGCACCCCCGTGCGCGTGCGGGTGGAGGGCAGCGTGTTCGCGGTGGACCGGGCCCTGCTGGTGCAGGGCTGCGACTACTTCGGTGCCCTGTTCCGCTCGGGGATGCGGGAGTGCCGGCAGGAGGAGATCTGGCTGCAGGGAGTGCGAGCGGGCGGGTTCCTCACCGCGCTCAGCGTGCTCCGCGGGGAGCGGCCCCTCCTCAGCGCCCAGCAGCTCGTCGACGCCGTGGAGTGCGCCGCCTTCCTGCAGGTGGCGCCCCTCGCCCGCCACCTGGCCGACCTCGTCACCTCCGacacctgcctgctgctgtgtcaGGCGGCCGCCGTGTTCGGCCTGCGCGAGCTCTACCTCAGCGCCGCGCTCTTCATCCGGGACATGTACGGCGACCTGGCGGAGGAGGCGCGGGCACTGCCGGACCCTGTGCGGCGGGATGTGGAGGCCCTCACGCCCAGCTCCTACGTGGCGGTGGGGACGCATTCCCCCTCCATGGAGATGCTGCAGGACTCCTTCCGCACGCTGTGCTACCTGGACGAGGAGGCGCGGGAGTGGAGGCACCTGACCGACCTGCCCACCCACGCCAGCACCTCCATGGCGGGCGTGGCCGTGCTCGCCAACCGGCTCTACATCGTGGGAGGGGTGCGCGGCGTCAGCAAGCAGGTGGTGGAGTCCTGCTTCTGCTACGACGCGTGGGAGGACACCTGGAGCGTGATCCCCAGCCCCCGCCAGCCGCGCTACAACTTCACGCTGGTGGGCCATGAGGGCCGGCTCTTCGCCATCGGCGGCGAATTCGAGCGTACGCTCATGTCATCGGTGGAGACGTATGACGTGGCGGCCGGCGCCTGGTCCTTCGCCAGCAACGCCCCGTGGCCCGTGGCCGACGCCGCCTGCGCCAAGGCCATGAGCCGCATCTTCCTGTGCTTCTGGAGGCCCATGGAGACCACCGACATCTACGAATACGTTCCCTCGACGGACCACTGGCGGCTCATCACCTCGCTGATCCGGCCGCAGAGCTACGGACACTGCATGGTGGCGCACCGTGACAACCTGTATGTCATGCGCAACGGGCCTTCGGACGACTTCCTGCGCTGCCTCATGGACTGCTACAACCTGAGCACGGGCCAGTGGACCGCTATGCCCGGCCACTACGTCAACAGCAAGGGGGCGCTGTTCACTGCTGTGGTGCGCGGCGACTCGGCCTTCACTGTCAACCGCATGCTGACGCTGGAGTATTCCATCCTCGGGGACCGGTGGAAGCCCCGCAGGGAGATGAAGGGGTTCCCCAGGAGCGGCTCCGTCACCACCTTCCTGCTGCGGCTACCGCGGGCATCCCGGAACCAGGCAACACCCCCTCCTGATGCCCCAGGACCGTCTCCACGGTGA